The Limanda limanda chromosome 13, fLimLim1.1, whole genome shotgun sequence genome has a window encoding:
- the tm6sf2a gene encoding transmembrane 6 superfamily member 2: MRPPVEVSVFLISLLAPGVLYTLNNVIALQEPLPILGVGLVVLGSVLLLVLLSVRHKTNVDPLYYAFAEFSFTNTVGLTNALEQDGFISGFMGFYLKMGEPHLSTAYAVMMSYWEGVFHFVLLLFIIHRMFKGKSYRSLGLLWAGSSIAHQIVLIPGVVVGKYGSNIRPAFWRNIPFFVAPFWAASLLFRRHREMPIVTADKIAEEQKKSLLTRPVDLLLSLLLMGAMVFSVFRGFVMLDCPLDTCFTYIYQYEPYLKDPVGFPRVTMMVYLFYALPLLTVFIYGLKTPGCSWMLDWTIFFAGAMAQTQWCHIGASLHSRTPFTYRVPADKWWPVITLNLLLAVVPALLALRCHSNPTFFMKPVPKGQTNTEKKKN, translated from the exons ATGAGGCCCCCGGTGGAAGTCTCCGTGTTTCTCATctctctcctggctcctggAGTTTTGTACACCCTGAACAACGTTATTGCGCTCCAgga ACCTCTACCTATCCTGGGCGTGGGACTGGTCGTCCTTGGATCTGTTCTtcttctcgtcctcctcagtGTGCGACACAAGACCAACGTGGACCCTTTATACTACG cgTTCGCAGAGTTTTCCTTCACCAACACGGTGGGCCTGACGAACGCTTTAGAGCAAGATGGGTTCATCTCTGGCTTCATGGGCTTCTACCTAAAGATG GGTGAGCCTCATCTGAGTACCGCCTATGCTGTGATGATGTCTTACTGGGAAGGCGTCTTTcactttgtcctcctcctcttcatcatccaccGCATGTTTAAAGG GAAGTCCTACCGAAGCCTGGGCCTGCTGTGGGCGGGCTCCTCCATCGCCCATCAAATTGTGCTGATCCCCGGAGTGGTCGTCG GTAAATACGGGTCTAACATTCGTCCAGCCTTTTGGAGGAACATCCCCTTCTTCGTGGCGCCTTTCTGGGCTGCGTCCTTGCTCttcaggagacacagagagatgcCAATTGTCACAGCAGACAAG AttgcagaggagcagaagaaaagtCTACTGACCCGGCCGGTCGACCTGCTGCTGTCACTTCTCTTAATGGGAGCCATGGTCTTCTCAGTTTTCAGAGGCTTT GTGATgctggactgtcctctggacaCCTGTTTCACCTACATCTATCAGTACGAGCCCTACCTCAAAGACCCAGTCGGTTTCCCCAGGGTTACG ATGATGGTGTATTTATTTTACGCTCTGCCCCTGCTGACTGTCTTCATCTACGGTCTGAAAACACCAGGATGTAGCTGGATGTTAGACTggaccatcttctttgctggaGCCATGGCTCAG ACCCAGTGGTGCCATATCGGTGCATCTCTGCACTCCCGCACTCCCTTCACGTACCGAGTCCCTGCAGACAAATGGTGGCCCGTTATCACCCTCAACTTGCTGCTGGCTGTGGTGCCGGCTCTGTTGGCCCTGCGCTGCCACTCCAACCCCACCTTTTTTATGAAACCTGTCCCCAAGGGACAGACCAACAccgagaagaagaaaaactaa